A region of uncultured Carboxylicivirga sp. DNA encodes the following proteins:
- a CDS encoding strawberry notch family protein — protein MKSDIKFQKDSITIRFSQKPPRHVGSRLIELGFSTRDNKSFVRTKKLAQNEHEYLQGMLGHKGLGMAYIPAAEKGFILDTTVPDSMGHEMHIAIRKIKKSIGQPLFDYVAGKLDYENDELVKALSCEQIDAVSLAIYNIEKRHQGIIVGDQTGIGKGRTAAALIRYGVKQGLQPVFLSEKPNLFTDLYRDLSDIGSSALVPFIVNAKESKTNIMDKSGEVVYSAPEKPTQDRIINNQNVPGSYNFVCATYSQFNQPKKPAKQQFLSAVSGGNIIIMDEAHNASGSSNTGEFMQDVLRQTKGVCFLSATFAKRPDNMPIYAQKTSMSDANMSKEDLVEAITKGGVALQEILAAQLVSEGQMIRRERSFEGVEVNYIELKEKAAQQAETADKITSIIRDIIGFQEKYINKQVEQLDKIAAAESKEVETRKGTEKAGVDNIPYFSKVFNVINQLLFSLNAEDVAEHAIKRLKDGKKPVIAFASTMGSFLEDMAKPDDVINGDFSIVLEKGLDSVLRYTEKDIDGQSEGKTFNISDLSEEAQFAYRDILKRIEKASTGITISPLDLIIQKIQEAGYSVGEVTGRKLCVQYNSTKKGNTTALVLNRKKENTASLFRQFNDNEIDCLLINQSGSTGASAHAIVTDKVPAEKVKQRVMIILQPELNINTEIQKRGRINRTGQIMKPIYDYIISSIPAQKRFMMMLKKKLKSLDANTTSNQKNSKSQLESDDFLNKYGDKVVRQYMLENPELNKALDNPLKFEGKDSDETPSEGDASKVSGRVAVLSVKEQEKFYSEVIERYNDYVEYLKQSGEYDLEVEVLDLKSETIDRRVVIAGKGGRSVFGNDTFLEKCECNVLKKPYGKAELEKLIQKHLEGKHTDAISEEIIAAHEKHVQVKLNEDLKELETKYKELIADIVNEKPYQKIPVFDKAAQKEYLAERTEELETAKQEAITKTQTQSENRKNYLNGFFRFFRTGHGYFYPALSFEADSSDNSYCIFLGFDINPKRKNPYAPSAVKLRFAISDSRKYIVLPASGDTAKEIERIQARSFQLSISQKENLINRWDEAIKAYTADRQIRYIVTGNILQGSADFSGKLVSYTTKGKGVQKGILMSEAWSPDNGDSKANAYVVAPIAKLQKHIMSLRSGAAINTENKISIVRHYDGNFQVIMPKSKSHIPIYTDKDVVKLLVNNRDGFEMVSGNMKASITENNMPKLLTLLGERFSLSVKIPRHYFDEYLEKGSKRNDTVDSLTKEAMELFELDKKAFPDRLAKQKQSFQKSKSDNEDKTKTMKLVKLRAKAILILQKQMRNVAGLGSHPKIKTIL, from the coding sequence ATGAAGTCAGATATTAAATTTCAGAAAGACAGTATAACCATCCGGTTCAGCCAAAAGCCACCCCGACACGTTGGCTCCCGTTTGATTGAATTGGGTTTTTCAACAAGAGATAACAAGAGCTTTGTCCGTACCAAAAAGTTGGCTCAGAACGAGCATGAATACCTGCAAGGTATGTTGGGTCACAAAGGGCTGGGCATGGCTTACATCCCGGCAGCCGAAAAAGGTTTTATTCTGGATACCACCGTGCCAGACAGCATGGGTCACGAAATGCACATTGCCATCCGTAAAATCAAAAAAAGCATCGGGCAACCCTTGTTCGATTATGTGGCCGGAAAACTGGACTACGAAAATGACGAACTGGTGAAAGCGTTGAGCTGTGAACAGATTGATGCAGTTTCATTGGCCATTTACAATATAGAAAAACGACACCAAGGAATTATCGTTGGCGACCAGACCGGAATTGGCAAAGGCAGAACAGCAGCCGCCCTGATTCGCTATGGTGTGAAGCAAGGGTTACAACCTGTGTTCCTTTCTGAAAAGCCCAACCTGTTTACCGACTTGTATCGTGACCTGTCCGACATTGGTAGCTCCGCCCTTGTGCCGTTCATTGTGAATGCCAAGGAAAGCAAGACCAACATTATGGACAAAAGTGGTGAAGTGGTCTATTCCGCCCCGGAAAAACCTACTCAGGACAGAATCATCAACAACCAAAATGTTCCGGGTAGTTACAACTTTGTTTGTGCTACCTATTCACAGTTCAACCAGCCCAAGAAGCCCGCTAAACAGCAGTTTTTGAGTGCCGTTTCCGGAGGAAATATTATCATCATGGATGAAGCGCATAATGCTTCCGGCAGTTCCAATACAGGTGAGTTTATGCAGGACGTATTGCGCCAGACCAAAGGCGTATGTTTCTTATCGGCCACCTTTGCCAAGCGACCTGATAACATGCCCATTTATGCGCAAAAAACCTCCATGAGTGATGCCAACATGAGCAAAGAGGATTTGGTGGAAGCTATCACCAAGGGCGGTGTGGCTTTACAGGAGATATTGGCAGCCCAACTGGTTTCCGAAGGTCAGATGATTCGTAGGGAACGCTCTTTTGAAGGTGTGGAAGTGAACTACATCGAGCTGAAAGAAAAAGCAGCCCAACAAGCAGAAACCGCAGATAAGATTACTTCCATTATCCGGGATATAATTGGCTTTCAGGAAAAATACATCAATAAGCAGGTGGAACAGCTTGACAAGATTGCAGCAGCCGAAAGCAAGGAAGTTGAAACTCGGAAAGGAACGGAGAAAGCCGGGGTTGACAACATTCCCTATTTCTCCAAGGTTTTTAATGTCATCAACCAGCTCCTTTTCAGTCTCAATGCCGAGGACGTAGCCGAACATGCCATCAAGCGGTTGAAGGATGGTAAAAAGCCTGTGATTGCTTTTGCTTCCACAATGGGCAGCTTCTTGGAAGACATGGCTAAGCCGGATGATGTGATTAACGGTGATTTCTCCATCGTACTGGAGAAAGGTCTGGATAGCGTTCTTCGCTATACTGAAAAGGATATTGACGGCCAGAGCGAAGGCAAAACATTTAATATATCTGACTTATCTGAAGAAGCTCAATTTGCTTACCGGGATATTCTCAAACGCATTGAAAAAGCTTCCACCGGAATTACTATCAGTCCGTTGGATTTGATTATCCAAAAGATTCAGGAAGCCGGGTATTCTGTTGGCGAAGTGACCGGACGTAAGCTTTGTGTACAGTACAACTCTACCAAGAAGGGCAATACAACCGCCTTAGTGCTGAACCGCAAAAAGGAAAACACAGCCAGCTTATTCCGTCAGTTCAATGACAACGAAATCGACTGTTTATTGATTAACCAATCGGGTTCCACAGGGGCATCGGCTCATGCCATTGTCACCGATAAAGTTCCGGCAGAAAAAGTGAAGCAACGGGTGATGATTATTCTCCAACCAGAGCTAAACATCAATACCGAAATCCAGAAACGTGGACGTATCAACCGCACCGGACAGATAATGAAACCGATTTACGATTACATTATCTCATCCATCCCGGCACAAAAGCGGTTTATGATGATGCTCAAAAAGAAGCTCAAATCGCTGGATGCCAATACCACTTCTAACCAGAAAAACAGCAAGTCACAACTGGAATCGGATGATTTTCTGAATAAGTACGGTGACAAAGTGGTTCGTCAATACATGCTAGAAAACCCGGAGCTGAATAAAGCCTTGGATAATCCTTTGAAATTTGAAGGTAAGGACAGCGATGAAACACCATCCGAAGGCGATGCTTCCAAAGTATCTGGTCGTGTGGCCGTATTATCAGTTAAGGAACAGGAGAAGTTTTACAGCGAGGTGATAGAACGGTACAACGACTATGTGGAGTACCTCAAACAGTCGGGTGAATATGACCTTGAAGTGGAAGTCCTTGACCTGAAATCGGAGACCATCGACCGCAGGGTAGTGATTGCAGGTAAAGGTGGCCGTTCCGTATTCGGTAATGATACCTTTTTAGAGAAATGTGAGTGCAACGTTTTAAAGAAACCTTATGGCAAAGCAGAACTGGAAAAGCTCATCCAGAAACATTTGGAAGGAAAACACACCGATGCCATTTCTGAAGAAATCATTGCAGCCCATGAAAAGCATGTTCAGGTCAAATTAAACGAAGACTTAAAGGAACTTGAAACCAAGTACAAGGAACTGATTGCAGATATTGTCAATGAAAAGCCGTATCAAAAGATTCCGGTATTTGACAAGGCAGCCCAAAAGGAATACTTAGCCGAGCGAACCGAAGAACTTGAAACGGCAAAACAGGAAGCCATTACCAAAACACAAACACAAAGCGAAAACCGCAAGAACTACTTAAATGGCTTCTTTCGTTTCTTCCGCACCGGACATGGTTATTTCTACCCGGCATTGAGCTTTGAAGCTGATAGTAGTGATAATTCCTATTGCATTTTTTTAGGCTTTGACATTAATCCCAAACGCAAGAACCCTTATGCACCGTCAGCGGTTAAGCTTCGCTTTGCCATATCTGACAGTCGCAAATACATTGTCCTTCCAGCTTCGGGTGATACAGCCAAGGAGATTGAACGGATTCAGGCACGTAGTTTTCAACTTTCCATTTCGCAAAAAGAAAACCTGATTAACCGTTGGGATGAAGCCATCAAAGCCTACACAGCAGACCGACAAATTCGCTACATCGTGACAGGAAACATCCTGCAAGGTTCAGCTGATTTTTCCGGTAAATTGGTGAGCTATACAACTAAAGGCAAAGGAGTTCAAAAAGGCATCCTGATGAGTGAAGCATGGTCGCCCGACAATGGCGATAGCAAAGCCAATGCTTATGTTGTGGCTCCCATAGCCAAACTTCAAAAGCACATCATGAGCCTTCGCAGTGGTGCGGCCATCAATACCGAAAACAAAATCAGTATAGTGCGCCATTATGATGGAAACTTTCAGGTCATCATGCCCAAGTCCAAAAGCCACATTCCCATTTACACTGATAAGGACGTGGTAAAGCTTCTGGTCAATAACCGGGATGGTTTTGAAATGGTCTCCGGTAACATGAAGGCTTCCATCACTGAAAACAACATGCCAAAGCTCCTGACATTGCTTGGAGAACGGTTCAGTCTTTCGGTGAAGATACCCCGTCATTATTTCGATGAATATCTTGAAAAAGGTTCCAAGCGTAATGATACGGTGGACAGCCTTACCAAAGAAGCTATGGAACTTTTTGAATTGGATAAAAAGGCATTTCCTGATAGGCTGGCCAAACAAAAGCAGAGCTTCCAGAAAAGCAAATCAGACAACGAGGATAAAACCAAGACTATGAAACTGGTCAAGCTCCGGGCAAAAGCCATCCTGATTCTGCAAAAGCAAATGCGCAACGTGGCTGGCTTGGGTTCTCATCCTAAAATCAAGACCATCCTATGA
- a CDS encoding LPD1 domain-containing protein — MSKAKKIQLRTDRFPELRGIDDEVEKALQEKQKNRQYKDAGKRVHGSRKEQAMYNKLISSTDLQSIEQDEATAIELVKKDKVFPKVDPQLEKENGTDSGCAFMKVKLRQAFPATPYANTKLAREQYVKMAEAFNTVFLDAITIDDLKKLFTIATDGQIIPKTDFGMLFGKQLRNLVFVLYGYGNGVGVAKQTLIDARQYSGITKERALPHYNNLKAYYDRIIERQQQCIDSAKQIISISDMKQHRMNDLTFRGGMLSSVQTIEQYVQYVTQVCTRFINDHQKEFNQKKEQFPNKEFKPDWSWSDTKKTAAATKSSSKPKIEAVPLDYIKRTGGLLIEEADEKTVIEKLHFKSLTLGNYVKDNEAQEHIRHFVAAIVDLCEILDINLSMNENLAIAFGAFGRGGKAMATYYPTRQLINLTKRNGDGSVAHEWGHFFDHFLNGFALTKPALRSEQYLDLMMEKFGSRRKYLTSSRSSMSRDYFISEMEYNLKNFIPESPMLKSIAGLVAMLRFGYYHIEGTMVSYNQDTIKDKKPTDSFLYYYSKLQGSYWSNIAEMFARSFECYVSDKLKEQGRVNNYLVSGSMFGFPVYPQGKERECINKCFDHLIASMKSHLSIKSFTPFTTQRADEYIDLTQDGTVNKGVIVGKERKLKLAKIRAKAIIIKQKQALSEGSKK, encoded by the coding sequence ATGAGTAAGGCTAAGAAGATACAGCTCCGTACTGACCGCTTCCCGGAACTTCGTGGCATTGACGATGAAGTGGAAAAAGCCTTGCAGGAGAAGCAAAAGAACCGTCAATACAAGGATGCCGGGAAACGGGTGCATGGTTCACGAAAAGAACAGGCCATGTACAATAAGCTCATCAGCTCCACCGACCTGCAAAGTATCGAACAGGATGAAGCCACGGCCATTGAGCTGGTGAAAAAAGACAAAGTTTTCCCAAAGGTTGACCCACAACTGGAGAAAGAAAACGGAACGGATTCCGGTTGTGCCTTTATGAAAGTAAAGCTTCGTCAGGCATTCCCGGCCACACCTTATGCCAATACCAAATTGGCACGAGAGCAATACGTGAAAATGGCAGAAGCTTTTAATACCGTATTTCTGGATGCTATAACAATTGATGACCTGAAAAAGCTTTTCACCATTGCTACGGATGGACAGATAATACCCAAGACAGACTTCGGTATGTTGTTCGGAAAGCAGCTCCGCAATTTGGTATTTGTACTGTATGGCTATGGTAATGGTGTGGGTGTAGCTAAACAAACACTGATTGATGCCCGGCAATACTCCGGTATTACCAAAGAAAGAGCCTTACCGCATTACAATAACCTCAAGGCGTATTACGACCGGATTATCGAACGCCAGCAACAGTGCATTGATTCGGCCAAGCAGATTATTTCTATATCCGACATGAAACAGCACCGGATGAATGACCTGACATTCCGGGGCGGCATGCTTAGTAGTGTTCAAACCATAGAGCAATACGTCCAATATGTAACGCAAGTATGTACCCGGTTTATAAACGACCATCAAAAAGAATTTAATCAGAAGAAAGAGCAATTTCCCAATAAAGAATTTAAACCGGACTGGTCTTGGTCTGATACCAAGAAAACAGCAGCAGCAACCAAGAGTAGCTCAAAACCAAAGATTGAGGCTGTACCCTTAGATTACATTAAACGTACCGGGGGATTATTGATTGAGGAAGCGGATGAAAAGACGGTTATTGAAAAGCTGCATTTTAAATCACTCACTTTAGGCAACTATGTGAAGGACAATGAAGCGCAGGAACATATCCGGCATTTTGTAGCAGCCATCGTGGATTTGTGCGAAATATTGGATATTAACCTGAGCATGAATGAAAACCTTGCCATTGCCTTTGGAGCTTTTGGCCGTGGCGGTAAAGCGATGGCCACCTATTACCCGACACGACAGCTCATCAACTTAACCAAACGAAATGGTGACGGTTCGGTAGCTCACGAATGGGGTCATTTCTTTGACCATTTCCTCAATGGTTTTGCATTGACCAAACCAGCACTGCGCTCCGAGCAATATTTAGACCTTATGATGGAGAAGTTTGGAAGCAGGCGTAAATACCTGACCAGTTCACGCTCCTCCATGAGCCGGGATTACTTTATCAGCGAAATGGAATACAACCTGAAAAATTTTATTCCTGAAAGTCCCATGCTCAAAAGTATAGCCGGATTGGTTGCCATGTTGCGCTTTGGGTATTACCACATCGAAGGAACAATGGTCAGCTACAATCAGGACACTATCAAGGACAAAAAGCCAACAGACAGTTTTCTGTATTACTATTCCAAGTTGCAAGGCTCCTACTGGAGCAACATTGCTGAAATGTTTGCCCGTAGTTTTGAGTGTTATGTTTCGGATAAGCTCAAAGAGCAAGGACGGGTAAACAACTATCTGGTTTCAGGAAGCATGTTCGGGTTTCCGGTATATCCGCAAGGCAAGGAACGGGAGTGCATCAACAAATGCTTCGACCACCTGATTGCATCCATGAAAAGCCATCTTTCAATCAAGTCCTTTACCCCATTCACCACTCAACGAGCCGATGAATACATCGACCTGACCCAAGACGGAACAGTGAACAAAGGTGTGATTGTAGGAAAAGAACGCAAACTGAAGCTGGCCAAAATACGGGCAAAAGCCATTATCATCAAACAGAAACAAGCCCTTTCTGAGGGCAGCAAAAAATAA
- a CDS encoding glycosyl hydrolase 108 family protein, whose product MKKTFDELFDAVIHHEGYYANVTGDKGGETYMGIARNLHPEWEGWAVIDVYKSEVGKIKHNTKIEITGLTFLVKEFYRHTFYHTYRIESINNGALQEIIFDWCVNSGYWGSSGVQKVLNRFFDCDLKMDGIIGNQTIAAINSCDPEQLFNAIKAARIHYYHVITRKDENAKFLEGWLRRINSFEFAT is encoded by the coding sequence ATGAAAAAGACATTTGATGAATTATTTGATGCCGTAATCCACCACGAAGGATATTATGCCAATGTTACCGGGGACAAAGGAGGAGAAACCTATATGGGCATCGCCCGGAACTTGCACCCGGAATGGGAAGGCTGGGCAGTAATTGATGTTTACAAATCGGAAGTGGGTAAGATAAAGCACAATACCAAAATTGAAATTACCGGGTTGACTTTCTTGGTAAAGGAATTTTACAGACATACTTTTTACCATACATACCGCATTGAATCCATTAACAACGGGGCTTTACAGGAAATTATTTTTGACTGGTGTGTCAACAGTGGTTATTGGGGAAGCAGTGGTGTTCAAAAAGTCCTGAACCGTTTCTTTGATTGTGACCTTAAAATGGACGGCATAATCGGGAACCAGACCATTGCAGCAATCAATTCCTGTGACCCGGAACAGTTGTTTAATGCCATTAAAGCAGCACGGATTCACTACTATCACGTTATTACCAGAAAAGACGAAAACGCCAAGTTTCTGGAGGGGTGGTTGAGAAGGATTAATTCATTTGAGTTTGCAACATAA